From the Salmo trutta chromosome 25, fSalTru1.1, whole genome shotgun sequence genome, the window cgtcatttttgaAAATTAGGCTGTACGTCCAACCACGCCAGCACAGGACCTCCGGCTTCGTCTGAGACCAggcacctggacagctgatgaaactgaggagtatttctgtctgtaataaagcccttttgtggggaaaagctcattctgattggctgggcctggctcccaactgggtgggcctatgcccttccaggcccacccattgctacgcccctgcccagtcatgtgaaattcatagattagggcctaatgaatttatttaaatttactgatttccttacatgaactgtaactcagtaaaatcgttgaaattgttgcatttatatttttgtttagtatatctTATGGATGGAATGAGTTAAaaatgcactatgcagaaatcgctccgccatttcctggttgctaaatttctaatagttcacctaatttcagtttatgtggcaAACCAAGCAAGTAGTGTGGAGTCATTGTaatatctaaatatattttacataacgAAAAATAACGTATTTTTAGCCATTTGAAGCTGGTGCACAATCCAAAAGTAAAACGATCCAAAAGTAAAACGACGCAATAActaaaacttaagaacgggaagcatataAAATACGCACATTGAACtgatctaccgcttcttaaacttgctttcaatgaaaatTACAGATCTATTACTCACTCTTCAGTTTCATTGTTATGGAATTGGGTCCACTGTGAGATATCTGATCCAGTATTGCCTAGATTCTCGCGAGAAGAAAACCCAACCATGAAAACACCCAAGGTCAGTAATCGTCACTATTTTCTAGAGTCACAGttataaaccccgcctatttctacacgttttcttcttaaaatgtgattttaaacctaaccttatgCCTTACCATAACCTTAAATTaataccaaaaatatatttttttgtttttaggaaTTTTTACGATTTTGActgctatctagtggaaaccaaGTGCACGGACGGTGCGGAAGTATTGCAagataatttttttttcttccaaattcGCTTATGGGAATATTCATTAGCTACTACTAAAAACATTCCTTCCCAGGTACCATGCATTCAGAAAGATTTATATCGGAAATAGTTCGCTTTGTGCTTTCCACTTCCTTTCACTATGCACAGTGAAAAATCGACAAGAAGCTTATATGTTTTCTTATCATGTCCTACCATTATTCGTAAACATAAGTTGTATGGTATGCATAGGTTATACATGTATCATGTTAAAGAGGACGCATGCGTATTCCTCCCACTTTACACTTACATAATAAACGTTTACCTCTTTGTATAATTATTACAACCCTTTTCAGCCAAATTTGAATAGCATTAGCTAGCCACTCAGATGTCACAGTTTTGAAATGATTGATTACCCCAAAGAAAGTATTTTAGATGCATTTTGAATAGGCCTGTGTGCTTTTTGTCTACCTCTCATTTCAGGTTTGAGCATGTTTCAGGCGTGGCAAGGTATAAGGTCACTCACCAACTCAATTCGACGGTATCCAGTGCAAAGACTAGTGTGTGTAAAGGCCACCACCACTAGAACGTGCTCAGGTGAGACCACTTCCATCTCAGTTCTTACAGAACAGACATCGAGTTTAATATGTTGATTACCAGTATCGGTCTAATCCAATCAACAAGAAAACAGGCAATAGACATTTATATTTTCAGCAAATGTCAGTTTTCTATTTTGAGGACCCAGGCCAATCATTAGTTTAGGAAGTTGATGCCATCACCTAGCTGTATGTGAATATGTAACCCATTACCTAattccagctacagtagtatcTCTCGCTTGCCAGACTTGAAGTCTCACATTGACTCAGTATATAAATCTGTCTGGCCAGTGTCACTACAGTAGCCTGATATCAAACCTCGTCCGTTCTAAGGCTAAGCATTTGGAGGAGGCGTTTGGTCAATGAGATTAGCCTACATCTGAGATGTAGGCTAATTATCTTGACAAATTAACCAATATAGCGCACCCTCTAGTAGAGAGGCAACAGTAGCTGAGCCAGGTCAGTAGAGATGTCTAAGTGTCAGTCTGTTATGAGCCTTAGTGCGCTAAGGGCTCTGATCCGTAAGAAAACCCATGGCATAGAGAACACTTCTGGACTTGCTGCAGGTAGGTACGAAATATagcatattataaactgggtggttcgagccctgaatgcggattggctgacagccgtggtatatcagacggtataccacgggtatgacaaaaaaaataattgtacTTCTCTAAGTATGTTGGTAATAGAAATTAGGCATACCgggagtttgtggtatatggctaatataccacggctaagggctgtatccaggcactctgcgttgcgtcgcatttaagaacagcccttagccgtggtatattggccataccaCACACCCTTGTGCTTTATTGCTTAAATATCACAACAATACTGCTTGAAAATCAACCAGCTGTATCGTCAGAGTGACGTTTACATTTAGGGCATTCTGGATGGCAACAAAGGATAAGAAAGTAACATATTGTTCTATAGACCTACAGTGCAGTATATTTTGTGTGACTGTCAGTTAGAATCTTTGATGTAATGGTTAATTATTGAATGCAACCTCATGCACTGAACAAGCTCAAACATTTAACTTCCTCACATCTGAATCAAACAATGCAATACAATTCAGTGTACAATCTGACTCAATATTCCTTTTCATCATCAACATCTGATTGACAGGCTACCAGCAGGCTAATGTGGTGATCCTCCATAAGAGCCTAGCTGATGGCTTCGAGGCATTCTGCCATGCCAACCCCAGCCCCCTTCCCCTGCTGTACAGGAGTCAGCCTGGGGAGTGGGGCTGTCCACCTCTCGCTGCAGACGCAGACATCAGGTACTGACTGAAACACCCCTAACACAAAATCCGACAATCATTACAATACAAATGCAACAATATAACATGGACATTACATAATACATGATACAAACAAACACATCACACAATAAGCCTACAGAGACTGCACCGTCTTGAATTGGTTATATTTAATGTTATTATGGGGGGTATTCCTGAATCTAGTGAGGCATTCATGTGATGCTAACTCAAGAGTTGTGACTTTGATGGTAATTTTTATGTCTTGAAACAATCCCTTGACTACCCATGTGAGGTTATTTTATGTGCAGAGAAGATGTCTGTTCAGAATATAGCAGTTCAATCCGGGCAAAGTCTACTCTGAGTGGCCGTGTAGATTTAACACTTGAGGATAATCTCTGTCTTGTATTCATGTAATTATTTCCAGGACATGACCCTGCGTTTATGGCACATTTTGTAACTGAGAAATTTACCCATTCATCTTCCCCCATTGTTTTCCAACCTTTCACACTGCAGTAAAGctagtgttgttgtctgtgtgtgcagaGACTTTCAATAAAAAGAGGCTGCATTGTGTGAATGTAGGCTCTAGTCCATGTTCTCAGGAAAGGGAACCGTACCAGAGTATTTTCCACTGAGTTTCTACTTCCTTTTCACTAGACAATGAGAACTGTTTCTGTTTGAATGCTGTTTACTGTTGATCAAACAGCCTCTCCGGTCTATTCCTAGCTCTCTTGCTGCGcctgtctgtctctttgcctgtctgtctctctgtgtctgtctgtcaaggACCCAAAGTTGCTTTACAATGACAGAACAAAAACAAACAGTAGTACAATATCAATCATTTCTATACATCTACTTCTCCACAGAGTGGACTGTCCCCAGTACTGTGTGTTTAAGGACGGCCTGCTGGTATCCAGAGTGTCCAGCCTGATGTCCTACAGCGGTCAGCTCCAGGACATGGTCACCTTCTACCTGGGCTGTAGCTTCAGCTTTGAGAGGACAATGCGGGAGGCCGGGGTCCCTGTCCGAAATGTGGAGCAGAACTGTAATGTCAGCATGTTCAGGGTGAGACTGGGAAGGAGGGTTTCTGCCAGGTAGAAATCTGAAGCGACTCACTGTGCCAACAGAACAGAATATAGTGATTTTCCACCAAGAAGGTCATTCTTTTTCACAGGCTCGTAATTACCATATTATTTCTGATTTGGAGACAAACATATGCATAGTTCAAGAGACAAGACTTACAATGTACACAATGAGTAAAGCACATAATTTAGGCCTGTATTTTAATACACTGTCCCCTCTGCAGACATCTCTCCAGTGTAGAGGAGTGGGTCAGTTCCAGTGCCCTATGGTGGTGACTATGAGACCAATACCTGAGGAGAAGCTGGACATTGTGGCCCAGATCACTCACCTGACCCCTCTGGCCCATGGAGGACCCATCCACATTGGGGACCCAGGTACACAACTGCAGATGGGTCCTTTGTTTGTAGAAAACCAAAAGGCCTCTTCCAGCAATTTACATCCTGTCTGACTGCACCATCTCATCACAGCTGTGCTGGGGATCCAGGACGTATCCAGGCCGGAGTATGGGGACCCGGTGGCCCTTGGCCCAGGAGATGTACCTGCGTTCTGGGCCTGTGGGGTCACTGGTGTGGAGGCTGTCCAGAGTTGCAGTGAGTGGCTGTCTGGTTGTAATATTTATTACTGCATAACTGGCTAACAAGACACATATGGTGTTGGTTTCCCATTGACAATGAACAATAAAGTGTTCTTCTTCCTCCTCAGAGCCCTCACTGGCATTCACCCACTCTCCAGGCTGCATGTTCCTCACTGATCGAGAGGACTCATCCGTCTCTGCGTCCACATCCACCCCTGAGCCTGACCAATGCCCTCTGACTTTCTCCATCTCCCAGCAGCCTTTGCACTTCAGTGTGGCGTCCAAGGCTGTAGTCCAGAGCATACGAGACCTGGAGAAGATCATTGGCGAGGACCCAGGGGAGAGGGGTATCCGTGCGTTGTTTGTCCAGGATGAGTTGCTGAGGTCTTGCCTGTCCCTCTCCCACTCCTCATCTGTGCTCATCACTACGGGGTTCCCcacccactacacacacaacccccctgAGGAGACAGACGGGCCCCCCGGAGCCATCGCCATAGCAGCCACCCTCCAGGCCCTCCAGAAGGAGGTTGCTATAGTGACGGATCACCGCGCCCTGGAGATGAATCAGAGGATTATGGAGGATGCAGTGAAAAAAGGTACATGATTTGgcatatgtgtatgtgtgccctagccctgactctataCAGAATTCTGTCAGTTTAGCTCCATATGTTTGGCTGACCTCTAACCTGTTTGTGTTTCTAGGTGTGATAAAGACAGCCGTACCACTGCTCAGTTACCAAGGCAACAGCCCAGACTCAGCACTGTACTTCCTGTGTCATGACGGAGACCATAAAAAGCCCAGGTGATGACCTCAGCTTTCAACACTCACACCTTTCACTCCATCCTATTCACGTGGGTCAATTTAGTATTTTGTCTGTTATGCTCAGGTTTGACCACTTGGTGGCAATAGAGCGCAGTGGCAGAGCATCTGATGGGAACTACTACAATATGAGAGGAGTGAACATCAAACACCTGGTGGACCCTATAGATGATCTATTCACCACAGCCAGCACCATCCCTGGCATCAGCACCACAGGTTGGTACAGATACTATGGAGTTTGGTATTCAGGTAGGCTACTGAAAGGTCCACCCGCTATGCACACAGATCTTTAGAATAATATGCATGTCtcaatacaggtgtgtgtgtgtgtgtaaatagggATAGGAGATGGCGGGAACGAGCTGGGCATGGGCAAGGTGAAGGAGGCGGTGAGAGAACACATGCCCAATGGGAGCCTGATAGCCTGTGACGTGGCTGCTGACTTTGCCATCACTGCAGGTTGGGAATTAATGATGTATTCATTTAGACTTTATTTATTTACGTTTCAAATCACCTTTAGCGACCATCCTTACAGGATTATTTACTATATTATATTAAGGGTTGGGtatgttactttctaaatgtaattcaTTACCCCCCCTACCCTGATTATATTATTAGATACTGCGTTTAGATTTACAATGAGTAGATTGCAGCTCATTCTCCAGAGCCCTCGGCAGGCCAAGGGATATAACAGCAGGCAGAAGGATGGTTGTCTCAGGTTTGATCAAGGGTTGTGTATTATGAACTGCATTCCATATAGTCAGGCTGTGTGCTACTGCAGGACAGtgtcaccaccacagacatgctcactgaaacagtcAGACACGCTCTCACCAACATCCTCTCACCATGAATCAGAGGTCAGAGCAGAATTAGTTTCTTGCGTCACCTAACCAGAGAAGAGAAACTGTCCGGCTCACCtcagaatgcacacacacacacacacacacacacacacacacacacacacacacacacacacactgaaacagtcAGACACTCTCACCTCAACATCCTCTCACCATGAATCATCGGTCAAAGCAGAAGTAGTTTCTTGTGTCAGCTGACCAGAGGAGAAGAAAAAGTGTCTGGCTCAcctcagagaacacacacacaacattagagTATTCACACAGCTTTCGGTGAGTAAGATTTCCAATGAATACTTTACACACACAACACTTAAACTTGATATAGTGGCTCAACTTATTATGTTGAGGAGTTTACACTCGCAGACAAGAGagaacccactgggcaaaaactgattgaatcaacattgtttcaacatctgtgccagcagcataccatccttctgaagctaagcagggttggtcctggtcagtccctggatgggagatcagatgctgctggaagtggtgttggagggtctaaaaaaaaatcccaatgcctcagggcagtgattggg encodes:
- the dglucy gene encoding D-glutamate cyclase, mitochondrial isoform X1; this encodes MFQAWQGIRSLTNSIRRYPVQRLVCVKATTTRTCSGYQQANVVILHKSLADGFEAFCHANPSPLPLLYRSQPGEWGCPPLAADADIRVDCPQYCVFKDGLLVSRVSSLMSYSGQLQDMVTFYLGCSFSFERTMREAGVPVRNVEQNCNVSMFRTSLQCRGVGQFQCPMVVTMRPIPEEKLDIVAQITHLTPLAHGGPIHIGDPAVLGIQDVSRPEYGDPVALGPGDVPAFWACGVTGVEAVQSCKPSLAFTHSPGCMFLTDREDSSVSASTSTPEPDQCPLTFSISQQPLHFSVASKAVVQSIRDLEKIIGEDPGERGIRALFVQDELLRSCLSLSHSSSVLITTGFPTHYTHNPPEETDGPPGAIAIAATLQALQKEVAIVTDHRALEMNQRIMEDAVKKGVIKTAVPLLSYQGNSPDSALYFLCHDGDHKKPRFDHLVAIERSGRASDGNYYNMRGVNIKHLVDPIDDLFTTASTIPGISTTGIGDGGNELGMGKVKEAVREHMPNGSLIACDVAADFAITAGVSNWGGYGMACALYILSLCPIHQRYLHKGLGQPHPPTQDQHQAWAASLPSVAKEEEMLSILVQHGVRSGKTGTLGMEVDGLTFHPTHSDLIIKLRDRISQRK
- the dglucy gene encoding D-glutamate cyclase, mitochondrial isoform X2; the protein is MSKCQSVMSLSALRALIRKKTHGIENTSGLAAGYQQANVVILHKSLADGFEAFCHANPSPLPLLYRSQPGEWGCPPLAADADIRVDCPQYCVFKDGLLVSRVSSLMSYSGQLQDMVTFYLGCSFSFERTMREAGVPVRNVEQNCNVSMFRTSLQCRGVGQFQCPMVVTMRPIPEEKLDIVAQITHLTPLAHGGPIHIGDPAVLGIQDVSRPEYGDPVALGPGDVPAFWACGVTGVEAVQSCKPSLAFTHSPGCMFLTDREDSSVSASTSTPEPDQCPLTFSISQQPLHFSVASKAVVQSIRDLEKIIGEDPGERGIRALFVQDELLRSCLSLSHSSSVLITTGFPTHYTHNPPEETDGPPGAIAIAATLQALQKEVAIVTDHRALEMNQRIMEDAVKKGVIKTAVPLLSYQGNSPDSALYFLCHDGDHKKPRFDHLVAIERSGRASDGNYYNMRGVNIKHLVDPIDDLFTTASTIPGISTTGIGDGGNELGMGKVKEAVREHMPNGSLIACDVAADFAITAGVSNWGGYGMACALYILSLCPIHQRYLHKGLGQPHPPTQDQHQAWAASLPSVAKEEEMLSILVQHGVRSGKTGTLGMEVDGLTFHPTHSDLIIKLRDRISQRK